DNA from Strix aluco isolate bStrAlu1 chromosome 26, bStrAlu1.hap1, whole genome shotgun sequence:
TTCCTCATTAGACTGCATATTAGCTCTGTTTTCTCCCTCTGACGTTTCCTGTCATCCTTGGATTTGGAGGCTTAAATGCTAGTCAGTGctgagagaattaaaaaaaaggaacaagcGTCCAGACCTTTGAAGGTGGCAACGCTGTGACAGCGTTATATTCAGCTGTACCTTCTGGCTGATAAAACACTGCCCAGGTAGCCAAACTGGCTGCTTTGCATCGCACCAGATAGGAACATGGAGAGGGTAAGTGATGCAAGTGCAGAACATAAACCTTGCAGAGTCCTTTTTCTACGTCATAGAGTTATGTTATCAACGGGAGCCATGTGCTGTTTATAACCCCAGCTGCGCTTATCAGCGTGTAGAGCTTGGCTTTCCTCGTAACATCCGACCACCTTGGTCCCTTTGTATTTTGGTAGTTTTAGAATTTCTCTGATTGAGCCGTAACTTGTGAATCTGTTTCTGTTTAGCGTTGCTGTAATCTCTTCTGAAATATTAGTCGCTGCACGCAGTCCCTcagggagagaggagtgagaaatcGGAGAGAGGTCAGCAAACCTGAGAATACCGGAGGATGTGGGAGAGAGCTGTAACTTGGCCTGAAGTATTTACTTCTGAGTGATGATGATGGAAGGGGGTTGGGATATAGATctgctgctccctggggctgTAAATATCCCATGTGGAGGAGAAGATCTTTGAAACAATGGGATCATTTAGGGGAGGCAATGCTTCCTGGAGTCAGGAGCCCCGTTTTCTGTCTGGGGTGCTTAAATCTAGTTTGCTGCAGCGTGGATGGGGAGATGGGCAGGGTGACCTTATTtcagagaatcatctaggttggaaaggaccttgaagatcatctagtccaaccgttgaATTTTCAGCTGTTGAAGTGGAAAGTCTGTTTTTATCTGAAGGCAGTTTCTCCTGAATCTGACCTTTTTGCTTGGATAAACAAATGGGTTTGTTCTGGGAGAGCGGGGCTCGCCCTTCCCTGGCCGGGGACGTGTGTCGTGCAGGCCTTCAGAGTCTTGCACTCTCCGTAACTGCCGCCGCTCACAGTAAAATCCCAGAGCCTGACTGCCCCACGGATGAGCTGGCTCTAGCTATTccctgtgtgtttttcttttgctcGTACCTCTTCCGCGTCTCTACCCGTCTTTGCCTGGCTTTGGTTCACCTGCTTTCATCCCGCAGCCGCGTAGAACGCGCTAACTGTGCCTGTCTATCCCATGCTACGCAGTTGGTTGTACGGCCGCTCCAGCAGTCTCCCGGCAGCATGTTGCACGCGCTCGGTGTGAGCGGGGGGCAAATAGCTCAGCCTGACGCTTGGCTTGTTGCCTCGGTAGATGGCTCTTCCCGATCATTGGCCACATGGGTATCTGCACGTCGACCGGAGTCATTCGGGACTTCGCGGGGCCGTACTTTGTCTCGGTAAGTAGATGATGGATCCGGGTGCTGAAGCAAAATCTGTTCTTGGTCTGGTTCTCACCTTCAGCGGTGACTTTTGAGCCATCCCTTGTCTTCTGTGGCTCAAATTTCTGCAAAGTAATGGCTTTAGATGTTTCTGAAGATCTTGGCTATTACTCTGTGGGCTGCTGTCCAGTGGAGGTCATCTGGGGGATATGATAGGTAGTGGCTAGCTTGGTTTGgtgagcagaagggaaaaaaatcttgtagtCCAGGCTCTTAATTAGGAATTTTGGACCTAAATTCTCTTACAGTAGTCAAATTCTGAGCAGCAGAAGTTGCCTTCCAACTTCCTCAGCATGCCTGTTACTGTGATGCTGCTTAGCGTCAGGTATGTGCCAGTCTTCTAAACTGCTTTATAGTCAAGGGAGTTTTAAGTTGGGATAATTAATGCTCTTAATAGAGTGGAACATTTACAACTTTGAGTTAACAAGGtattaacagttaaaaaaaaaaaggaggggtaACAAGGTACTTACACCATACAGCTAGATGATTGCACTGTGTATAGAGTATAAATATAGTCATGCCCAGAACAGGAATATGAAAACAATTGAAATCTAAATCCAGACACACAAATAAGATTGGTGTCTTGAGACTGCTGAGGCAACGTGACAGTTTTATCACTAAGTGATCGCGGGCTGTGAGGCCTTCCAGCAAGAGGCATGTCATGAATATTGCGTGGGTTTATCCTCTTGAGacgtttttccttttttgtaggAAGACAACATGGCATTCGGGAAGCCAGTGAAGTAAGTGCTCTTGTTAGTTTTTATTAAAGGACATCTGCAGGTCAGTTGGTTAGTTTAATTCACGGAGACAGACGTGCTGTAATATTGCTTTTCTTGTTGTTCAGATGCCCTAATTCAAGTGGATGGCTACTGTGTCTCTGCTTTTCAAGAAACCACgttaaattaaatctttttagAAGTGTGACAGCAATGTAATGGTATTAATAACTAgaacctttattaaaaaaaagaaaaggctaaaaCATTTTAAGATAATGTTAACAACAAGTGCTCCAAGTAAATACTGCCTGTGCTGTACTAATGAACTGTCTTCACTCGCATCCTGCTAATGATtttctgggggaaggaggagaggtgtCTGGGTTTTGTGTATCTGTCAGATCAAGTTTATGTTTTGAATGGCCGGAAGGTTTCATATCATGGGACGTGAAAACAGTTCAGAGTTTTGTCTGTGCCCCTGAGGTCTGCGGTTTCTCTCTCTGGGGTGCTGAGCAGTAGCTCCTG
Protein-coding regions in this window:
- the TMEM222 gene encoding transmembrane protein 222 isoform X1, yielding MGLFWESGARPSLAGDVCRAGLQSLALSVTAAAHSKIPEPDCPTDELALAIPCVFFFCSYLFRVSTRLCLALVHLLSSRSRVERANCACLSHATQLVVRPLQQSPGSMLHALGVSGGQIAQPDAWLVASVDGSSRSLATWVSARRPESFGTSRGRTLSRYWKLDPSKVYSTSPNAWDTAVHDASEEYKHRMHNLCCDNCHSHVALALNLMKYDNSTSWNMVKLCFFSLLYGKYVSIGGFVKTWLPFVLFLGLIVTVVLTLHLR